In Limnohabitans sp. INBF002, one genomic interval encodes:
- a CDS encoding MFS transporter → MSTLTQISRPWRDDATVIGLVGIAHASSHFSHLLLPLMFPVFMTTFGLSYSELGFLMTVFFVVSGMGQASAGFVVDRFGARPVLFASLVILALGCLAVAAAQSYLGLMMGAACLGLGNCAFHPVDFTILNQKVSAPRLGYAFSAHGLTGNLGWALAPVFMVGLSAAFGWRTAYVGAAGLFLAIFVLLVWQRELLLAEVVDHKQDAAGVSTLAFLKIPVVWWCFGFFLLSTMTLAVVQSFAVSILQAMHSVTFEAATFTLTAYMLCAAAGMFVGGFVAARWPRHSDKVVASCMTVAALFMALCGSGIFDATATMTILAATGLAIGVGGPSRDMMIKKATPKGATGRVYGMVYSGLDVGFAISPLIFGVFMDHGWYGATLLGAALVLLLSVVVALGVGRRTVQA, encoded by the coding sequence ATGTCTACCCTGACTCAAATCTCAAGACCTTGGCGTGACGACGCAACCGTGATCGGTTTGGTAGGCATTGCTCATGCCAGCTCGCATTTTTCACACTTGCTGTTGCCGCTGATGTTTCCGGTTTTCATGACCACTTTTGGTCTGAGTTACTCGGAACTCGGCTTTTTGATGACTGTATTTTTTGTCGTCTCGGGGATGGGGCAAGCTTCCGCGGGCTTTGTGGTGGATCGATTTGGCGCACGTCCTGTGCTGTTTGCTTCATTGGTCATCTTGGCCTTGGGCTGCTTGGCAGTTGCGGCAGCGCAAAGCTATTTGGGCCTGATGATGGGGGCTGCTTGTTTGGGGCTTGGCAACTGTGCGTTCCACCCGGTTGATTTCACTATTTTGAATCAGAAGGTGTCTGCCCCACGCTTGGGCTATGCATTCAGTGCGCACGGATTGACAGGCAATTTGGGCTGGGCCCTTGCGCCTGTCTTTATGGTGGGCTTGAGTGCGGCATTCGGGTGGCGCACAGCTTATGTAGGGGCGGCTGGCTTGTTTTTGGCCATCTTTGTGTTGCTGGTTTGGCAGCGCGAGCTCTTACTGGCTGAGGTGGTTGATCACAAGCAAGATGCTGCGGGCGTTAGCACACTGGCGTTTTTAAAAATTCCCGTGGTGTGGTGGTGCTTTGGTTTCTTTTTGTTGTCCACCATGACGTTGGCTGTGGTGCAAAGCTTTGCTGTTTCGATTCTGCAAGCCATGCACAGTGTGACGTTTGAAGCAGCCACTTTTACTTTGACAGCGTACATGTTGTGTGCGGCTGCAGGCATGTTTGTTGGTGGTTTTGTAGCGGCGCGCTGGCCGCGCCACAGCGACAAAGTGGTTGCCAGTTGTATGACGGTTGCCGCTTTATTCATGGCCCTGTGTGGTAGCGGCATCTTTGACGCCACGGCCACAATGACCATCTTGGCGGCTACAGGCTTGGCGATTGGTGTGGGCGGGCCTTCGCGCGACATGATGATCAAAAAGGCGACACCGAAAGGCGCCACAGGTCGGGTTTACGGCATGGTGTATTCAGGCTTAGATGTGGGCTTTGCGATTTCGCCGTTGATTTTTGGTGTGTTCATGGACCATGGCTGGTATGGTGCGACCCTATTGGGCGCTGCCTTGGTGTTGCTGCTGAGTGTGGTGGTCGCTTTAGGCGTGGGACGTCGAACTGTGCAGGCATGA
- a CDS encoding SWIB/MDM2 domain-containing protein, with protein MATAKKAPAKKVAAKKAAPAKKVAAKKAAPAKKVAAKKAAPAKKVAAKKVVAKKAPAKKVAAKKAPAKKRTPNAAFMKALTPSAALAAVIGSTPVPRTEVVSKMWTYIKKHGLQDSVNKRNINADEKLKSVFGKAQVTMFELAGLIGKHLK; from the coding sequence ATGGCAACTGCAAAAAAAGCTCCGGCTAAAAAAGTAGCAGCAAAGAAAGCTGCTCCCGCTAAGAAAGTAGCAGCTAAAAAAGCGGCTCCTGCAAAAAAGGTTGCAGCTAAGAAAGCTGCTCCCGCTAAGAAAGTAGCAGCTAAAAAAGTTGTTGCTAAAAAAGCCCCAGCGAAAAAAGTTGCAGCCAAAAAAGCACCTGCTAAAAAGCGTACGCCTAACGCAGCGTTCATGAAAGCGCTCACACCTAGCGCCGCTTTGGCTGCTGTGATTGGCAGCACACCCGTGCCACGTACTGAAGTGGTCAGCAAGATGTGGACATACATCAAAAAGCATGGCCTGCAAGACAGCGTGAACAAGCGCAACATCAACGCTGACGAGAAGCTCAAGTCCGTGTTCGGCAAAGCTCAAGTCACGATGTTTGAATTGGCTGGCTTGATCGGCAAACACCTGAAGTAA
- the aceA gene encoding isocitrate lyase, giving the protein MPQSLNEQLSREQQIAALEKDWATNPRWKGVKRGYSAADVVRLRGSMPIEHTLAKRGAEKLWEKVNGGAKKGYVNAFGAISAGQAMQQAKAGLEAVYLSGWQVAADGNTSETMYPDQSLYAYDSVPTMVRRINNTFKRADEIQWGRGVNPGDKEFIDYFLPIVADAEAGFGGVLNAFELMKNMISAGAAGVHFEDQLAAVKKCGHMGGKVLVPTQEACEKLISARFAADVMGTSTIVLARTDAEAANLITSDHDANDKPFLTGERTQEGFYRVKNGLEQAISRGVAYAPYADLVWCETGVPDIGFAREFAQAVHAACPGKLLSYNCSPSFNWKKNLNDSQIASFQEDLSALGYKYQFITLAGIHINWYNTFQFANAYANGEGMKHYVNMVQEPEFAARDKGYTFVSHQQEVGAGYFDDVTTVIQGGSSSVKALTGSTEEEQFH; this is encoded by the coding sequence ATGCCTCAATCACTGAACGAACAACTCAGCCGCGAACAACAAATTGCCGCCCTCGAAAAAGACTGGGCCACCAACCCACGCTGGAAAGGCGTGAAGCGTGGTTACTCTGCTGCTGACGTTGTGCGTTTGCGCGGCAGCATGCCTATCGAGCACACACTCGCCAAGCGCGGTGCTGAAAAGCTCTGGGAAAAAGTCAACGGCGGCGCCAAGAAAGGCTACGTCAACGCATTCGGCGCCATCTCTGCAGGTCAAGCCATGCAACAAGCCAAAGCGGGTTTGGAAGCTGTGTACTTGTCAGGCTGGCAAGTTGCTGCTGACGGCAACACGTCAGAGACCATGTACCCAGACCAATCGCTCTACGCGTATGACTCGGTGCCCACCATGGTTCGCCGCATCAACAACACCTTCAAGCGTGCTGACGAAATTCAATGGGGCCGTGGCGTCAACCCAGGCGACAAAGAATTCATCGACTACTTCTTGCCCATCGTGGCTGACGCTGAAGCCGGTTTCGGCGGCGTGTTGAACGCTTTCGAGTTGATGAAGAACATGATCTCTGCTGGCGCTGCTGGCGTTCACTTCGAAGACCAATTGGCTGCTGTGAAGAAATGCGGTCACATGGGCGGCAAAGTGTTGGTGCCCACACAAGAAGCTTGCGAGAAATTGATCTCTGCACGTTTCGCAGCTGACGTCATGGGTACATCCACCATCGTGTTGGCCCGTACCGATGCTGAAGCCGCTAACTTGATCACTTCTGATCACGATGCCAACGACAAGCCTTTCTTGACTGGCGAGCGCACACAAGAAGGTTTCTACCGCGTCAAAAACGGTTTGGAACAAGCCATCAGCCGCGGCGTTGCATACGCGCCTTACGCTGACTTGGTGTGGTGCGAAACAGGCGTGCCAGACATTGGCTTCGCTCGCGAATTCGCACAAGCTGTGCACGCTGCATGCCCAGGCAAGCTGTTGTCTTACAACTGCTCACCTTCTTTCAACTGGAAGAAGAACCTCAACGACAGCCAAATCGCTTCGTTCCAAGAAGACTTGTCAGCATTGGGCTACAAGTACCAGTTCATCACCTTGGCTGGTATCCACATCAACTGGTACAACACCTTCCAGTTCGCCAATGCATACGCCAACGGCGAAGGCATGAAGCACTACGTCAACATGGTGCAAGAGCCTGAATTCGCAGCGCGCGACAAGGGTTACACCTTCGTGTCACACCAACAAGAA